In Flavobacterium sp. WV_118_3, one DNA window encodes the following:
- the nadE gene encoding NAD(+) synthase: MVPTNSFQAEKINLHIVNWLKDYATKARVKGFVVGISGGIDSAVTSTLCAQTGLPTLCVEMPIHQAASQVSRGQEHIDQLKKRFENVSSVISDLTPVFENFKQQVPSSDSEAILNLTLANTRARLRMTTLYYFAGLHSALVAGTGNKIEDFGVGFFTKYGDGGVDLSPIADLMKSEVRLLAQYLNVPESIIQAKPTDGLFGDDRSDEDQLGASYDELEFAMLAYKNDKTENDFVGREHEVMRIYRRLNTANQHKMNPIPVCNIPEDLK, translated from the coding sequence ATGGTTCCAACAAACTCCTTCCAAGCTGAAAAAATCAACCTGCATATTGTAAACTGGTTAAAAGATTATGCCACTAAAGCCCGCGTTAAAGGTTTTGTTGTGGGCATATCCGGTGGGATCGATTCGGCCGTGACCTCTACACTATGTGCACAGACCGGTTTACCGACCTTATGTGTGGAAATGCCAATCCACCAGGCCGCCAGTCAGGTTTCAAGAGGTCAGGAACATATTGATCAGCTTAAAAAACGCTTTGAGAATGTTTCCAGTGTGATTTCTGATCTGACTCCGGTTTTCGAAAATTTCAAACAACAGGTACCCTCTTCGGATAGCGAAGCCATTTTAAACCTTACCCTGGCCAATACACGCGCCCGATTGCGCATGACCACGCTGTACTATTTTGCCGGATTGCACAGTGCTTTGGTTGCCGGAACCGGAAATAAGATCGAAGATTTCGGTGTAGGCTTTTTTACCAAATACGGAGATGGCGGTGTCGATTTAAGTCCGATTGCCGACCTGATGAAATCGGAAGTTCGTTTACTGGCACAATACCTAAATGTACCCGAGAGCATTATTCAGGCAAAACCTACAGACGGATTGTTTGGAGACGATCGAAGTGACGAAGATCAGTTGGGCGCGAGCTACGATGAATTGGAATTTGCTATGCTAGCATACAAAAATGATAAGACTGAAAACGATTTTGTAGGAAGAGAACACGAAGTTATGAGAATTTACCGTAGACTTAACACTGCTAATCAACACAAAATGAACCCAATACCGGTTTGTAACATCCCCGAAGATTTGAAATAA
- a CDS encoding response regulator transcription factor, whose translation MIKVCLADNHPVVQYGVKSFFKDNSEINFVGVVSNLYGLEELLRKKNVDVVVLDLELDGLTSISTVKTLTKEYPNTKIVIFTNLAEQIYAPNALKAGVSAYMHKNSKLEELEFAIKSVFVGNIIFSEAVRKNLALLNKGRKTDRLYRKLSSREIEVLRYLSDGKKNKEIAKLLNLNEKTISTYKLRLLTKLHVTNLVDLVNKAKTLEIV comes from the coding sequence ATGATAAAAGTTTGTTTAGCAGATAATCATCCCGTCGTTCAGTATGGGGTGAAATCCTTTTTCAAGGATAATTCGGAGATCAATTTTGTCGGAGTTGTTAGTAATTTATATGGCCTTGAGGAATTACTACGGAAAAAAAACGTAGATGTCGTTGTTTTAGATTTGGAATTGGACGGTTTAACCAGCATTAGCACCGTAAAAACCTTAACCAAAGAGTACCCGAACACTAAGATTGTTATTTTTACAAATTTAGCTGAACAAATTTACGCACCCAATGCATTAAAAGCCGGCGTTTCGGCCTATATGCATAAAAACTCGAAATTGGAAGAATTAGAGTTTGCCATAAAAAGCGTCTTTGTCGGGAACATTATCTTTAGTGAGGCCGTTCGTAAAAACCTTGCACTTCTAAACAAAGGACGTAAAACTGACAGACTTTACCGCAAATTATCATCCCGGGAAATCGAAGTATTACGCTATTTAAGCGATGGAAAGAAAAACAAGGAGATTGCCAAACTGTTGAATTTAAACGAGAAAACAATTAGTACCTACAAGCTTCGTTTACTGACTAAATTACATGTAACGAATCTGGTTGATCTGGTCAATAAGGCCAAAACATTAGAAATCGTCTAA
- the dnaG gene encoding DNA primase has product MIAQNTIDTVFETARVEEVIGDFVQLKRAGSNLKGLSPFVDEKSPSFMVSPVKQIWKDFSSGKGGNVVTFLMEHEHFSYPEAIRYLARKYNIEIEETEQSNEEKEEANEKESMYLVSEFAQQYFHNILTLSEEGKAIGYSYFKERGFTDETIKKFGLGYSPETWDAFTKEALGKGYRLEYLDKTGLTIVKDDKQFDRFKGRVMFPIQSMSGRVLGFGGRILTNDKKAAKYLNSPESDIYHKSKVLYGIFHAKQAIAKQDNCYLVEGYTDVIQFNQAGIENVVASSGTALTPDQIRLVNRLTKNITVLFDGDAAGLRASVRGVDLILEAGMNVKVCSFPDGEDPDSFAKKTPYDELVRYLDENAKDFIQFKASLLMREANNDPIKKAELIRDMVTSISKIPDRIKREVYIQECSRIMDISEQVLVDTLAQMVQKDVADAGKKLKQEQKEKVFEVVKNQEGIAASKVDVQYELERKLIEILLLYGNAVEEFEDVMLKTNEEGEMTEVSEMNNYKVYHRIYLSLQEDEVELANESFRAIYNHLINYYHQNETFEIEQYLMRLEPELAREVTNILMEEERESLHNWEVQQIIVKQKNQTISQYVSETILTLRWFLVDRIINDLKNSLNREVTADNSEILMMAVDYQKLINTFSKKLGRVMSRYS; this is encoded by the coding sequence ATGATTGCACAGAATACTATAGATACCGTTTTCGAAACAGCCCGGGTTGAGGAAGTAATTGGCGATTTTGTCCAGTTAAAACGAGCGGGAAGTAACCTCAAAGGGTTGAGCCCGTTTGTAGACGAAAAATCTCCGTCTTTTATGGTCTCACCGGTTAAGCAGATCTGGAAAGATTTTAGTTCTGGAAAAGGCGGGAATGTAGTGACGTTTCTAATGGAGCACGAACATTTTTCCTATCCGGAAGCCATTCGTTACCTCGCAAGAAAATACAATATTGAGATCGAAGAAACGGAGCAATCCAATGAAGAAAAGGAAGAAGCCAATGAAAAAGAAAGTATGTATCTGGTTTCCGAATTTGCGCAACAATATTTTCACAATATACTGACGCTTTCAGAAGAAGGAAAAGCCATTGGTTATTCATATTTTAAAGAAAGAGGATTTACGGACGAAACAATCAAAAAATTTGGATTGGGATATTCGCCCGAAACCTGGGACGCGTTTACCAAAGAAGCACTTGGCAAAGGATATCGTCTGGAATACCTGGACAAAACCGGACTTACAATCGTAAAAGACGACAAACAATTCGACCGTTTTAAAGGTCGGGTGATGTTTCCGATACAGAGCATGTCCGGACGCGTATTGGGATTTGGTGGTCGTATATTGACCAATGATAAAAAAGCGGCCAAATACCTCAACTCACCCGAAAGTGATATCTATCATAAAAGTAAAGTACTATACGGAATCTTCCATGCCAAACAGGCCATTGCCAAACAGGATAACTGTTATTTGGTGGAAGGGTATACCGATGTGATTCAGTTTAACCAGGCCGGAATTGAAAACGTAGTGGCTTCGTCCGGTACGGCTTTAACACCCGATCAGATTCGACTGGTCAACCGTCTGACCAAAAATATTACAGTCCTTTTTGATGGTGACGCGGCCGGTTTACGTGCCTCTGTTCGCGGGGTAGATCTTATTCTGGAAGCCGGAATGAACGTAAAAGTATGTTCGTTTCCCGATGGAGAAGACCCGGATAGTTTTGCTAAAAAAACGCCATATGACGAATTAGTGCGTTATCTGGACGAAAACGCGAAGGATTTTATCCAGTTTAAGGCTTCCCTTTTAATGCGGGAAGCCAATAACGATCCGATTAAAAAAGCCGAGCTGATTCGCGACATGGTTACGAGTATTTCCAAAATTCCGGATCGTATCAAACGCGAAGTATATATACAGGAGTGTTCCCGAATTATGGATATTTCCGAACAGGTTTTGGTTGATACGCTGGCGCAAATGGTGCAAAAAGATGTGGCCGATGCCGGAAAAAAACTAAAACAGGAGCAAAAAGAAAAAGTTTTCGAAGTAGTTAAAAATCAGGAGGGAATAGCGGCGTCCAAAGTGGATGTGCAGTACGAACTGGAGCGAAAACTGATTGAAATTCTCTTGCTATATGGAAATGCTGTAGAAGAATTCGAAGACGTCATGTTGAAAACGAATGAAGAAGGTGAGATGACGGAAGTAAGTGAAATGAATAATTATAAAGTGTACCACCGAATTTATCTGAGTTTACAGGAAGATGAGGTTGAATTGGCTAACGAATCGTTCCGGGCGATTTATAATCACCTGATCAATTATTACCATCAGAATGAAACCTTCGAAATAGAGCAATATTTGATGCGACTGGAGCCGGAACTGGCACGTGAAGTGACCAATATTTTAATGGAAGAAGAGCGGGAATCCTTACACAATTGGGAAGTACAGCAGATCATTGTAAAACAGAAAAACCAAACGATAAGTCAATACGTTTCAGAAACTATACTGACTTTACGTTGGTTTTTAGTAGACAGGATCATTAACGACCTTAAAAATTCCCTTAATAGGGAAGTCACGGCAGATAATTCGGAAATCCTGATGATGGCAGTAGACTACCAAAAATTAATCAATACTTTTTCGAAAAAACTGGGACGCGTCATGTCGCGTTACAGTTAG
- a CDS encoding RNA polymerase sigma factor, translating to MKVINLHQEEKELIALAVENNRHAQHKIYSLFAPKMLSVCRQYLKDVHLAEDVMITAFMKVFTNLKAFEHKGSFEGWIRRIMVNECISHIRVQKPVKFTEDESYFEERFNDIESQLSVDDIQFLIDNLPDGYRMVFNLYAIEGYKHHEIGKMLGISEGTSKSQLSHARKMLQDQINKLKNYQNGTE from the coding sequence TTGAAAGTAATCAACCTACATCAGGAAGAAAAGGAACTAATCGCGTTGGCAGTCGAAAACAATCGACATGCACAGCACAAGATTTATTCGCTTTTTGCTCCGAAGATGCTAAGTGTTTGCCGACAGTATTTAAAAGATGTTCATCTGGCGGAAGATGTGATGATCACTGCTTTTATGAAAGTGTTTACCAATTTAAAAGCATTCGAACATAAAGGCAGTTTTGAAGGATGGATCCGACGGATTATGGTTAACGAATGTATCTCACACATCCGGGTACAAAAACCGGTAAAATTTACCGAAGACGAAAGTTATTTTGAAGAGCGTTTTAACGATATCGAAAGCCAATTGTCGGTAGACGATATTCAATTTCTGATCGATAATTTGCCCGATGGTTACCGTATGGTTTTTAACCTTTATGCAATTGAAGGCTATAAACACCACGAAATCGGGAAAATGTTGGGAATTAGCGAAGGAACATCGAAATCTCAACTTTCGCACGCCCGTAAAATGTTGCAGGATCAAATTAACAAACTAAAAAATTATCAAAATGGAACCGAATAA
- a CDS encoding polyprenyl synthetase family protein produces MKIVEQIKQPIGTEMELFEKKFHESMSSKVALLNRITYYIVNRKGKQMRPMFVFLTAKMVSGGTVNERTYRGASVIELIHTATLVHDDVVDDSNRRRGFFSINALWKNKIAVLVGDYLLSKGLLLSIDNNDFDLLKIISVAVREMSEGELLQIEKARRLDITEAVYYEIIRQKTATLIAACCALGACAVKPEDAEVVERMRKFGELIGMAFQIKDDLFDYTDDAIGKPTGIDIKEQKMTLPLIYALNNCTTKEKNWCINSIKNHNKDKKRVREVIAFVKERNGLIYAEQKMVQFQQEALSLLQNFPDSPYKNALTLMVNYVIERKK; encoded by the coding sequence ATGAAAATTGTAGAGCAAATAAAACAACCGATTGGTACGGAAATGGAACTTTTTGAAAAGAAGTTTCATGAATCGATGTCTTCAAAGGTTGCTTTGCTTAACAGAATTACGTATTATATTGTAAACCGAAAAGGAAAACAAATGCGACCGATGTTTGTTTTCTTAACGGCAAAAATGGTTTCCGGCGGAACCGTTAACGAACGGACCTATCGCGGTGCGTCGGTTATCGAATTAATCCATACCGCCACTTTGGTTCATGACGATGTCGTTGACGACAGTAACCGTCGTCGTGGCTTTTTTTCGATCAATGCTTTGTGGAAAAACAAAATCGCCGTTTTGGTGGGCGATTACCTGTTGTCCAAAGGATTGTTGCTTTCGATCGACAACAATGACTTCGATTTGTTAAAAATCATATCTGTTGCGGTTCGTGAAATGAGTGAAGGCGAATTGCTTCAGATCGAAAAAGCAAGACGACTGGATATTACGGAAGCGGTTTATTACGAAATCATCCGACAAAAAACAGCGACGCTTATTGCGGCTTGTTGCGCCTTGGGAGCCTGTGCGGTAAAACCCGAAGATGCGGAAGTGGTGGAGCGGATGCGGAAATTCGGAGAATTGATCGGAATGGCATTCCAGATCAAAGATGATCTTTTCGATTATACCGATGATGCTATTGGTAAACCGACGGGAATCGATATCAAAGAACAAAAAATGACACTTCCGTTGATTTATGCACTTAACAATTGTACGACCAAAGAAAAAAACTGGTGCATTAATTCCATCAAGAACCATAATAAAGACAAAAAACGCGTTCGCGAAGTCATTGCTTTTGTAAAAGAACGGAACGGACTAATCTACGCCGAACAAAAAATGGTGCAATTCCAACAGGAAGCACTTTCATTACTGCAAAATTTCCCGGATTCACCTTATAAAAACGCACTAACGTTAATGGTGAACTACGTGATCGAAAGAAAAAAATAA